In Syntrophus gentianae, a single window of DNA contains:
- a CDS encoding YdjY domain-containing protein, whose translation MRERISTVPLPGFSRRDFLRSLLLASGAVLLGPQGLLEAAPISSGGRDWPGGWPMPGNPIMVDTARRIVKLYTKLQLRHLTETTSHWGIGYSGGKLADKFILVSSAEPVAFHDALVRIGARAGNNLPLDGYGKFIGGDRLILSAQWPGLPTPVSLHEIFYDSAGKGFDIRFGGNRAIAAEKKTGCLTCLESCPIGISSNAVYPHLSTLQRMLRPNSSFRGKPERLPNKEAVPIVVFYRLAA comes from the coding sequence ATGAGAGAACGAATTTCAACTGTCCCATTGCCGGGATTCTCCCGGCGGGACTTTCTTCGTTCTCTGCTGCTCGCCAGCGGGGCTGTTCTTCTCGGGCCGCAGGGTCTCCTGGAGGCAGCCCCAATCTCTTCCGGCGGAAGGGACTGGCCCGGAGGCTGGCCGATGCCCGGAAACCCCATCATGGTCGACACGGCAAGACGCATCGTTAAACTGTACACGAAGCTTCAGCTGCGCCACCTTACGGAGACGACCTCTCACTGGGGAATCGGTTATTCCGGAGGGAAGCTTGCCGACAAGTTTATCCTGGTGTCTTCTGCGGAACCGGTTGCCTTCCATGACGCCCTGGTCCGGATTGGAGCCAGGGCCGGCAATAATCTTCCCCTCGATGGGTACGGCAAATTTATCGGCGGGGATCGCCTGATCCTGTCCGCTCAATGGCCGGGCCTTCCGACACCGGTCAGCCTTCACGAGATCTTTTATGATTCGGCGGGGAAGGGGTTCGATATCCGTTTCGGCGGAAACAGGGCCATTGCGGCGGAAAAGAAAACGGGTTGCCTCACCTGCCTGGAATCCTGCCCCATCGGCATATCGAGCAATGCCGTCTATCCCCACCTCAGCACGCTGCAGCGGATGCTGCGCCCCAATTCTTCCTTTCGCGGGAAACCGGAGAGGCTCCCGAACAAAGAGGCCGTTCCGATCGTTGTCTTTTATCGGTTGGCTGCCTGA
- a CDS encoding rhodanese-like domain-containing protein — protein MFKKRSLWILATLAVFLLGITGNALAAWGTKELETEKSAVTLAREVDRGNYKLVTTEELKSWMDKKTPMLIVDTMPYEASYKKQHVPGAVQMEFPIPEMTSLDDGKKATLEKLLGPDKNRLVVFYCGFVKCTRSHNGAMWAVKLGYKNVYRHPGGIMAWDQAGYPVESVK, from the coding sequence ATGTTCAAGAAGAGAAGTTTGTGGATTCTGGCAACCCTCGCTGTCTTTTTGCTTGGGATTACAGGCAACGCCTTGGCGGCCTGGGGAACGAAGGAACTGGAAACGGAAAAGAGCGCTGTCACCCTGGCCCGGGAAGTGGACCGGGGAAATTACAAGCTCGTTACCACGGAAGAGCTGAAAAGCTGGATGGATAAAAAGACCCCGATGCTGATCGTCGATACCATGCCTTATGAGGCAAGTTACAAGAAACAGCATGTTCCGGGAGCGGTGCAGATGGAATTTCCCATTCCGGAGATGACCAGCCTGGATGACGGCAAAAAGGCCACCCTGGAAAAGCTCCTGGGTCCGGACAAGAATCGCCTGGTCGTTTTCTACTGCGGGTTTGTGAAATGCACCCGGAGCCACAACGGCGCCATGTGGGCCGTGAAGCTGGGTTACAAGAACGTTTATCGCCATCCCGGTGGAATCATGGCCTGGGATCAGGCGGGCTATCCCGTGGAAAGTGTCAAATAG
- a CDS encoding MauE/DoxX family redox-associated membrane protein, whose translation MWNSIVKLLSSLWIYRGIRLALAVLFVYGGVVKLLDPHAFARTLSAYDLVPDALLPVVAIGLPIVELLAGLALVFDLRGSLATIAGLFFLFLAVLGYGILQNLDVDCGCFGAEELDKQAGLRLAFYRDLAIAGIVIPYLYLSRWMRLKKEKAPEIGPTDKNKL comes from the coding sequence TTGTGGAATAGCATCGTCAAACTGCTTTCCTCCCTTTGGATCTACCGGGGAATTCGCCTCGCACTCGCCGTCCTGTTCGTCTATGGCGGCGTCGTCAAGCTCCTCGATCCCCATGCCTTCGCCCGTACCCTCTCCGCTTATGATCTCGTTCCGGACGCCCTATTGCCCGTTGTGGCCATTGGATTGCCCATTGTGGAACTCCTGGCCGGCCTCGCCCTTGTCTTTGACCTACGGGGTAGTCTCGCAACGATTGCCGGGCTCTTTTTCCTTTTTCTGGCGGTCCTGGGCTATGGCATCCTCCAGAATCTGGACGTGGACTGTGGATGCTTCGGGGCCGAGGAGTTGGACAAGCAAGCAGGGTTACGGCTCGCCTTCTATCGGGACCTGGCAATTGCAGGTATCGTGATCCCTTATCTCTATCTTTCCCGTTGGATGCGCCTCAAGAAAGAGAAAGCCCCGGAAATTGGGCCGACAGATAAAAATAAATTGTAA